The following DNA comes from Colletes latitarsis isolate SP2378_abdomen chromosome 13, iyColLati1, whole genome shotgun sequence.
aaatcgtccaatccattcagaagttatgacattttaaagattcgcatgaaattttcgagctacataaactatattttcgattagcaatttttttctcgaaagtgcataagatttcgggggtatgtctattcaccaaaaatgattgtaattgacccccgcaaccgaaaataatttttttagaacgatttgaaatttttaaatttaattgttaataactttttaacgaagcctccgtcaacaaattggtattcttgattttcgtcttattttggcctccagaaaccctcattaaaatttttgttttgttaggacaaataaataaattaattaagaaAACAGATGGTCAAGTTTTTCTCAGAGTTTTTATTAtccttataataatattaaaattcttaTCAATATAATTAAACTCTTATTTAAATGATAAAACAATTCTCGAACATTTGCATTACAAGAAACAACtctaaaattttcatcgaatcTTTTTAGTTAAGGAATGACTATGATAAATAATCGAACTATGATAGATTATTTATGGATTACACTTAATTCGAAATTGTAACCGATAGAAAATAATTGATATTGAATTCCAGTATTTATAATTACCACTAACTTAACCGAACGATTATATACTCTATagctaattttaaaaataattaatagtaTATCTGACAATAgtattatacaatattatttttttttttttttttgtcgaatgatTAATTGATCAACAAATTAATTCCAAGTATTCTATGAAtttgtaaacaaaataattaaggGGTAATTCCGATTTAGAATTTCGAAAAAATGTATTTCCATTCTAAAAAATTGCTATGTATACTCGAGACATGCCCACTACAAATCAAAGTAGAATtctcttttttaaaaaataacaaaaaaggtGTAAAAATTGCCTAAATCGGAATATTcccttaaaatatcgatcgaatacaTTTAACAATAATTCTACTTTTTCGTACGATTTTGTACACTGGCTCTAACTTAGAGCCTCTAGGGGCATTCGAGATCTCACTGAAAGTTTCCTTTTTTCTTTCCCTTCTCGATATTCAGCGGtgtcttctttttctttttggaAATAAATACTTCTATAGAATTCGGTCGCGAAAGGAAAGTGAATTTTCACAGAAACGAAATGTGGATCAAAGCATCGGTCAATGATGAAGCCCTCCGACTTTTAGCTTTTTCGATTGACGTATAGTTCTGCTCGCTTCGCTATCGGAAGACTCAGACTCTGTGTCGTTGTACCCAGACATTGGTACGCCTTCTGATTTCACTTCGCAAGTTTCCGCTGCAAAATTTCCCGTTATCTTTGCTTTTTCTAGTGCTCGAACTATAAATAATACATTTCGAGGTGATAGAAATATCGTATTTCAAAAAGTTTCAGAGTTGATTGATAATTGTTCGATATGGTCCAGTCGAGGAAATCGAAAATTCCTTATTTAGATATCAAAAGCACACGAGAAAGACAGAATAAGTCTTGAAGGACATGATATTAAATAGTTAAATTATTTAGATATGCTAAAAGAAACATTCGATTTATTCGATGCTAtccaaaataatttaattatcttTCAGACATTTTGATTCCAATTTGCAAAACGGTATACATTAAAAACAATTTGAACAGACATAAATATCAAACAAAATTCATAGTTATTCTACTTAATTGATTACTTTGAGATTAGAGATTATAAAGTAATTACTTTGAGACTCCAAGAGATTATTCTGACGCTTCAGGTCGTCGATGTCCTGCTGGTGTGAGGAATTCTTACGGCGCATGAATTGTATGTATTCTGCAGCCTTCTTAAGTATCTGTGCTCTGCTTGCAACCTTCTCACCCTGCAGAGCCGGTACAGAGTCTCTGAGACTCGAGAAGCTGTCCTTAATATGGTCTCTACGTTTCCGTTCCAAAGCATTATGATGTGCACGTTTCTCTGCCTAGAAACGCGTAGTTAGTATTCTCAAACGACTACATTCACCATCTTGAGTGCCACCAAAGGCCAAAAGACTGGATTTTGAAGTTTAATCGTTAGAAATGGATTGACTTATTTAATAGTAACATTACATACTATATAAAATACTAGAACGTTAATTCGAAGCTTCGATCGAATTCCAAACTACTTAAAgagaaatattattatatttcgtGACTGTTTGGTAAACGTCAAGCTAACCTCAAAAACATTTCAAGCTTGAATTTCTTGGACTAATTACGTTAGTATCGTTGATCGAGTGGCAATTAATAATGGGAACTGGATTCGAAAGGAAATAAGATTAAAGGAAATAGAAGGAATTTACTTACTTGAGAATAATATTGCGTGTTATTCGAATGCCTCTGTCTAGAGTCGGAGTCGTCGCCTTCCTAAAAAACGATGCCTTTAAGAAGACTAATTGAAACGACGTTTTTAAGGACTTACATCGCTCTCAATGTCGATTTCACGATCATCGTCACTCATTCTAATTTCCTTGGACGACTAGCAATTGGTAAACAAATAGCTCTTATCGAATACTTTTACTGTTTGCATGCATACAAATCCatacaagtttgtcgtggaatagttcctattctccacgctagatggatttctcgacaaactttagcgttttagcaccaggggactCGACAAACTTCGGCTTTTTGTTGTAGGTGGCTGTGCAAATTATGTATATCACCAATGGGTCACACTTCCTTTTACTTGTAGACAGGATGCATCATGGACAAACTAAACGTTTGAGGTGTAGTGTGTGGATGGCAGGctttgtatcaaattaaatagacattctaattaaacattttattaacaaCATATGTATATAAGTTTGTACATTGAGAGCTTGTAACAGACTGCATGAATCCTTTTgtcttaattaataaataaataaatatcaaataaaGACAGATGAAATATATATATGAATCTTCTCAACCAACAGTAGCCTGCAAATTCTTAATTCCTAAATCGCCACTGCAATAAATGACGGCTTTTAATGAGGTAATACTcgataatttattaattactcTTTTCCTGAGATTAATTtatgaacttttagagtttaagaatatagCTGAGACCCTTAGCAACATTCAAGGATACTTTTTAGAGCCATGGCAtgcgttattaaatagttattaaacaATACACACTTTAGGGATCTATcgctaataattaattaattagagcAAGGAGCGTAGTAAAATTGGCCCTTGAATGTTGCTAGGGATGTCTACTTTGTTCTCTAATAGCCTAAATATATGTGTCATTGTTGAAAACAagataattcatcgattaaagTCGACAGTGGTAAAAATTTACTTTCCTCTACTTTTCTTCCACTAATTACTTAATTTTTCTTCTATTCtaaagttaaaaaaaataattcgaaaCTAATTAAGTTATTTAACCATCTTTCTATGCATTATTttatctaattaattagttataaacAATTTCTGGAGGCGATATGTACTTGTTCGAATATTGCGCCAAAATTGGCaaggtatagtatcgccatctatcgGAATCTTAGAGGAAGTATCCGGAGTAACCTCCCCTTGCCCCCCAAGGTTTGGTGCACACGAatggtatcgccatctaagaacaggtttcGTACTAAACAaagtacagctacccccactcctgcTACTCCTGATATGCAGTATGCACCTTGattattcgttaataattccTTTTCTGagaataaaatatgaacttttagaattgaATAATATAGAATAGACCCTTGGCAACATTCAGGGATAGATTTTGTACCCATGGCAtgcgttattaaatagttattaaacaATACACACTTTAGGAATCTATcgctaataattaattaattaaagcaAGGAGCGTAGTAAAATTGGCCCTTGAATGTTGCTAGGGATGTCTACTTTGTTCTCTAATAGTCAAAATATGTGTGTCGTTGTTGAAAacttcataattcatcgattaaagTTGACAGTGCTAAAAATTTACTTTCCTCTACTTTTCTCCCATTAATTCCTTAATTTCTTTCATTCtaaagttaaaaataaataattcgaaTCTAATTAAGTTATTCGACCATCTTTCTATACATTATTTCATCTAATTAGTTAGTTATAAACGATTATTGGAAGCGATCCTTATTCAAATACTGCGCCAAAAGTGACaaggtatagtatcgccatctatcgGAATCTTAGAGGAAGTATCCGGAGTAACCTCCCCTTGCCCCCCAAGGTTTGGTGCACACGAatggtatcgccatctaagaacaggtttTGTACTAAACAaagtacagctacccccactcctgcTACTCCTAATACGCAATATGTACCTTgattatttgttaataactccttttctggaaataaaatatgaacttttagaatccAAGAATATAGTACAGACCCTTGGCAACATTCAGGGATACTTTTTATATCCATGGCAtgcgttattaaatagttattaatcaATATCGGGAAGTCGGCACACGTTTTCGAACTTTTTAACGTGACACCTTAGGGATCTATcgctaataaataattaattagagcGAGGAGCGGTGCAAAATTGGTCCTTAAATGTTGCTAGAGATGTCTACTATATTCTCTAATAGCCAAAATATGCGTGGCATTGTTaaaaagttgataattcatGGATTGAAGCAGGCGGTGATACAGCCGTAAGtgttccgacttccgatatttgttaataactatttaataacgcaTGCCATGGGTATAAAAAGTATCCCAGAATGTTGTCAAGGGTCTCAGctatattcttaaactctaaaagttcatattttattcccagaaaagaagttattaacgaatatgTAATCAAGGTACTGCATATCAGGAGTAgcaggagtgggggtagctgtacttTGTTTAGTACAaaacctgttcttagatggcgataccatTCGTGTGCACCAAACCTTGGGGGGCAAGGGGAGGTTACTCCGGGTACTTCCTCTAAGATTCCGATAGATGGCGACACTTTGTCAATTTTGGCGCAATATTCGAACAAGTACATATCACCTCCAGAAATtgtttataattaattaattatataagaaaatgaaaataaaggtAGGGGAGAGTGTAAATAAAAGTCACGAAAAATAGATACtgtgattttaatatttttaataataaaaacgtaAGGAATGTCTTacacttttcaaatatcttgaaatattgaaaacactgttacaaataaattaaattatcatcGAGACTTATTCTAAAACACATATGAAATGTATATTTTGTAACGATATTCATTTTAACAACAAATGTCAATTGTAAATCGAATTCTCTGTCTTGTAGTACTGTTCCTTAAGGATTTCGTCATACTGTTTCTAAAATCAATTTTGCATTCATTTAATACTAAGGAATAACAATGTTAATCCTTCGCTCTGTTTGATTTCTTCAATAGACGTCGCTGAAGACATTTGTTAATGAATGATCCAAGTGATGTTTTGTAATATCCCCTTCTTTCCTCATGAACGGATTTTCTTATGTAATTCCTATGTtgatctaaaaataaatttttaatacttctaTATGTTTCATAAAGAGATCAACAGTCCATCATAAAAATACAAATACGATAATACAATGGGTGTGCATCATATTATCGCAAATGTATAGTAAGAGAATATGAATAATTCGTTCTGTACTAATGGAAACTTACAAATCTGAACACAATGAGTTTAAATCTTGAGGTATGAGGTATCGCGCATGCGGAGATAAATCAACAAATGGATCACcttcatttttaaatctttcaAATCCTTTTAATCTGAAATATAATACAATACACCAATAATATTTGTCTTTGAATATAAGAATATAATGgtcataatttattaaaaatctgaTGTTTTCTACAAAGTATATTTATACTGACCTTACGATAAAATGTTTACGCTGCTCCAGCGGTGAATGTTCAACATTGCGTTTCGCTAGATTAAATATTGTAAGAAATACTGTGTCACGAAAATCACCAATTTCTATGGCATCATATTGTTTAGAATTCTTTACGATAAAATCGGTTTTAGGTGTTCGTGTGATTAAAGATCGCATTGCTGGGATATCGATCCAAATAACGCGATATCCCTTATCGAGCATTTCAGCAAACCAATCAGAACCACCGATCTCAGCCACGTAATTCCACTCTGTTCCATCGTACCAATCATGTACCTATAAAATGTAGAACATTAAACAATGTGCAAAGTATAAAATATCATTGCACTCTTGAAGACAAAAGCAGCTTTAACTTACGCAACAATGGCAAACTCTCTGAAGCATTTCTCGAAAATCTTTCATTAATGCCATAAAAGATTCAGAGCTTTTAGGATATAACAGTACAATATCTGTGTTTAGAGCATGAATGCTTTCACATGATGCTTGCTTGATATTCTTTAAGGcacatatattaaatttattagatTTCTTCTGATTTATCTTTATAATATTACTTTTACCAACATTTACGCAGAACCTCTTTTCTTGTATACAAGTGTGCACGGTATACAAGATGTACAAAATTCCAAGTACTGCAAACATAATTAATGTGATAATGCCAATTGACCAGTACAAATAGGAATTTGTGTTCACGTAAGGTTCGGAAATACCAACTTCATTAGATGTATAATGACAATCTGTAAAAGAAACTTTCAGTTATTGCATACAACTTACAAATTTGAAGTAACTGATTTCTTGAAAAACATCgaagataaattattaaataattttaaacccaAAGAATGTTCATTTTTGAAcgattataataaaattgatgAATGTTTGTATACCTTTAATCCACTGGCATGGTTTGTGTTTATCTATAGGGGGTCTCCAGAGAGTGTGTTCTTTACATCTTCCgtcatataaaattattttaaaacaataattcGATTGCTTTGAAACttcaatttcgaatttttcagttTTTTCGTATTTCCCATTTCTTAACTAACGAAGGAACAtgaattgtttaaatattagTTATTAGTTACAATGCCGTTGAAAGATGACAAATACATCAAACTTACCAAACTTGTGTTAGAATTATATTCATTTTCTGCATAATcctgaaaataatataaaagattaaaatttacgatataaaataatatttgaaacaaAAGTTTTATTATGCCTTATAAAGATATAGTACATAGATGATAAATTTTGTAGCATTAAAATATTACCAAAACATCGAAAGTGTATTTTAATGGTTTAACGTTCGGAacacaaattttatttccatcGTGATAATAGAATGATCCAAATTCCAATGTCGCTTTAAAAATTATTGATACTGAAAAGTCCACTTCAAAGTGGTATTTTGTACTGTAGGATTTAAATATAGCACATTAATTTTTTAGATCAATtactgtgaaaaattttaaataaattaaaattactttgtaatatataatataaagactattcaatttttcttaatactAATTTTTATCATGTATTTCTATATTACTTTACAAAATTTATGTTTCTATGGTTGATTGAAACCTACCCCTTTGTAGTATTATATACATTGAGATATGAACACTTTAATTCTGGTTCTGTAATTTCCGTACGTTTGTAATGCgtatttaagaactgattaactcTGAAGAATTTATCTAGACCATATTGAAATTCAATAGCATAGCATGCTGTAAATACATATGGAAAAGTCATTGAAGTATTGCTCTatgatacaaaaaaaaaatatatatatataaaacatGTCAAATCATaga
Coding sequences within:
- the Max gene encoding MYC associated factor X isoform X1 yields the protein MSDDDREIDIESDEGDDSDSRQRHSNNTQYYSQAEKRAHHNALERKRRDHIKDSFSSLRDSVPALQGEKVASRAQILKKAAEYIQFMRRKNSSHQQDIDDLKRQNNLLESQIRALEKAKITGNFAAETCEVKSEGVPMSGYNDTESESSDSEASRTIRQSKKLKVGGLHH
- the LOC143349426 gene encoding uncharacterized protein LOC143349426 isoform X2 — translated: MPPKRTCKYSVVLLANELINETKCATYNFKNSLHSNVHTPTTTLCFISNNNEFQSNTSMTFPYVFTACYAIEFQYGLDKFFRVNQFLNTHYKRTEITEPELKCSYLNVYNTTKGTKYHFEVDFSVSIIFKATLEFGSFYYHDGNKICVPNVKPLKYTFDVLDYAENEYNSNTSLLRNGKYEKTEKFEIEVSKQSNYCFKIILYDGRCKEHTLWRPPIDKHKPCQWIKDCHYTSNEVGISEPYVNTNSYLYWSIGIITLIMFAVLGILYILYTVHTCIQEKRFCVNVGKSNIIKINQKKSNKFNICALKNIKQASCESIHALNTDIVLLYPKSSESFMALMKDFREMLQRVCHCCVHDWYDGTEWNYVAEIGGSDWFAEMLDKGYRVIWIDIPAMRSLITRTPKTDFIVKNSKQYDAIEIGDFRDTVFLTIFNLAKRNVEHSPLEQRKHFIVRLKGFERFKNEGDPFVDLSPHARYLIPQDLNSLCSDLST
- the Max gene encoding MYC associated factor X isoform X2; this encodes MSDDDREIDIESDEGDDSDSRQRHSNNTQYYSQAEKRAHHNALERKRRDHIKDSFSSLRDSVPALQGEKVASRAQILKKAAEYIQFMRRKNSSHQQDIDDLKRQNNLLESQTETCEVKSEGVPMSGYNDTESESSDSEASRTIRQSKKLKVGGLHH
- the LOC143349426 gene encoding uncharacterized protein LOC143349426 isoform X1, which codes for MYKGYVIITVIIVVHCSSVLGWADCNYFCTSNKCEHSLVSDLSKTYQIIRYCTKEDIPNDVDFRLIETKHEIFELSASLEISFMPPKRTCKYSVVLLANELINETKCATYNFKNSLHSNVHTPTTTLCFISNNNEFQSNTSMTFPYVFTACYAIEFQYGLDKFFRVNQFLNTHYKRTEITEPELKCSYLNVYNTTKGTKYHFEVDFSVSIIFKATLEFGSFYYHDGNKICVPNVKPLKYTFDVLDYAENEYNSNTSLLRNGKYEKTEKFEIEVSKQSNYCFKIILYDGRCKEHTLWRPPIDKHKPCQWIKDCHYTSNEVGISEPYVNTNSYLYWSIGIITLIMFAVLGILYILYTVHTCIQEKRFCVNVGKSNIIKINQKKSNKFNICALKNIKQASCESIHALNTDIVLLYPKSSESFMALMKDFREMLQRVCHCCVHDWYDGTEWNYVAEIGGSDWFAEMLDKGYRVIWIDIPAMRSLITRTPKTDFIVKNSKQYDAIEIGDFRDTVFLTIFNLAKRNVEHSPLEQRKHFIVRLKGFERFKNEGDPFVDLSPHARYLIPQDLNSLCSDLST